The following proteins are encoded in a genomic region of Glycine max cultivar Williams 82 chromosome 18, Glycine_max_v4.0, whole genome shotgun sequence:
- the LOC100780765 gene encoding membrin-11 — MEGGGGTLSEIHQSAKKLLLRSRDGLERLEYSAPAAAAVSGADSELSFAVKKDITQIQSLCVEMDRLWRSIAAKPQRDLWKRKVEQIAEEAESLRASLDKYNLRNQKRMREANERAELLGRANGDSAHVLRIYDEEAQALQSVRSSSQELENANALGEAILSSIHGQRERLKSAHRKALDILNTVGISNSVLRLIERRNRVDQWIKYAGMLLTVIFLLAFIMWRH; from the exons ATGGAAGGAGGTGGAGGAACGCTCTCGGAGATTCACCAATCCGCGAAGAAGCTCCTGCTTAGGTCTCGCGACGGCCTCGAACGCCTCGAGTATTCTGCCCCCGCCGCTGCCGCCGTCTCCGGCGCCGACTCCGAGCTGTCGTTCGCCGTGAAAAAGGACATCACACAGATCCAATCCCTCTGCGTCGAGATGGACCGACTCTGGCGATCTATCGCCGCAAAACCTCAGCGCGATCTATGGAAAAG AAAAGTGGAACAAATAGCTGAAGAGGCTGAATCTCTGAGAGCAAGTTTGGATAAATATAACTTACGGAATCAGAAACGAATGAGAGAAGCTAATGAGAGAGCAGAACTCTTGGGACGAGCT AATGGGGATTCTGCTCATGTTTTGAGAATTTATGACGAGGAGGCACAAGCATTACAGTCAGTTCGCTCTTCTTCCCAGGAACTGGAAAATGCAAATGCACTTGGGGAGGCCATCCTTTCTTCAATACATGGCCAAAGAGAACGCTTGAAG agtGCACATCGAAAAGCATTGGACATCCTCAATACAGTGGGGATATCAAACTCTGTTTTGAGGCTAATTGAGAGACGAAACCGAGTCGACCAATGGATCAAATATGCAGGGATGCTATTGACTGTCATTTTCCTGTTAGCGTTTATTATGTGGAGACATTGA